A DNA window from Halorubrum sp. DM2 contains the following coding sequences:
- a CDS encoding MazG-like family protein, whose product MNDQHRVAAFVEEHGLETDLAYRALDLESEVGEIAKEVATSTDYGRNPDAAAIATDEIGDALFALLALAETADVDAGEALDASLAKYEARIESSGDAGSGR is encoded by the coding sequence ATGAACGACCAGCACCGCGTCGCCGCGTTCGTCGAGGAGCACGGACTGGAGACCGACCTCGCGTACCGCGCCCTCGACTTGGAGAGCGAGGTCGGCGAGATCGCGAAGGAGGTGGCGACCTCGACCGACTACGGACGCAACCCGGACGCCGCCGCGATCGCGACCGACGAGATCGGCGACGCGCTGTTCGCGCTGCTCGCGCTCGCCGAGACCGCCGACGTCGACGCCGGCGAGGCGCTCGACGCGTCGCTGGCGAAGTACGAGGCGCGGATCGAGTCGTCCGGCGACGCCGGCTCAGGGCGATAG
- a CDS encoding globin-coupled sensor protein, with amino-acid sequence MASLGEYSRDDFGQGGLNDGLDVAELVEEIGLDADEIAWRKEFVGFDEEDERRLNRYEDAFAENAEQIADDFYDNLTGYDQTVDVIERSEKGIEQLKRTQSAYLVTLAEGDYGPEYFEDRARIGKLHDMLEMPMKHYLGQYGVYYDLILPLIGDRLVDSLTARLADDVAGGGIDDETAAAVEAEVDDAIEDILSVLRIVNLDMQVVTDTYIHSYSERLSEAVERNERLMAEVEKEVQEPIGDLRESVGDVADSAAAVGDASEDQSRRVAEVSSEVANLSATVEEVASTAEEVERTSSRAEEMADDGRAAADDAAAAMADIGAAVDEVADDVEALQDRVEEIDEFVDAINGIADQTNLLALNASIEAARAGDAGAGFGVVADEIKSLAEESQRHASDIESMVDGIRTDTEETVESLSETTQRVDDGSERVADATESLSAIAEAVTETANGIDEVSDVTDEQAAAAEDIAATIDGVVEQSNEITEEMQELAAESERQSEAVEALEHTVRRLAVDGGDGGGPHVASRTDGGRPAEGTEGSREAPAGVPEGIPEFVIERLSDEELRALAAGEMDRDDLL; translated from the coding sequence ATGGCTTCACTGGGAGAGTACAGTCGGGACGACTTCGGGCAGGGCGGTTTGAACGACGGACTCGACGTCGCCGAACTGGTCGAGGAGATCGGACTCGACGCCGACGAGATCGCGTGGCGGAAGGAGTTCGTCGGGTTCGACGAGGAGGACGAGCGCCGACTGAACCGGTACGAGGACGCGTTCGCGGAGAACGCTGAACAGATCGCGGACGACTTCTACGACAACCTCACCGGCTACGACCAGACCGTCGACGTGATCGAGCGGTCTGAAAAGGGGATCGAGCAGCTCAAGCGGACGCAGTCGGCGTACCTCGTGACGCTCGCCGAGGGGGACTACGGCCCGGAGTACTTCGAGGACCGAGCGCGGATCGGGAAGCTCCACGACATGCTGGAGATGCCGATGAAACACTACCTCGGTCAGTACGGCGTGTACTACGACCTCATCCTCCCGCTTATCGGCGACCGGCTCGTCGATTCGCTCACCGCCCGACTGGCCGACGACGTCGCGGGCGGAGGGATCGATGACGAGACCGCGGCGGCGGTCGAGGCGGAGGTCGACGACGCGATCGAGGACATCCTCTCCGTCCTCCGGATCGTCAACCTCGACATGCAGGTCGTGACGGACACGTACATCCACTCGTACAGCGAGAGGCTCTCCGAGGCGGTCGAGCGGAACGAGCGGCTGATGGCCGAGGTGGAAAAGGAGGTCCAAGAGCCGATCGGCGATCTCCGCGAGTCGGTGGGAGACGTCGCCGACAGCGCCGCCGCGGTCGGCGACGCGTCCGAAGACCAGTCACGACGGGTGGCCGAGGTCTCCTCGGAAGTGGCGAATCTCTCGGCGACCGTCGAAGAGGTGGCGTCGACCGCCGAGGAGGTGGAGCGCACGAGCAGCCGGGCGGAAGAGATGGCCGACGACGGCCGGGCGGCGGCCGACGACGCCGCGGCGGCCATGGCGGATATCGGTGCCGCCGTCGACGAGGTGGCCGACGACGTCGAGGCGCTCCAAGACCGCGTCGAGGAGATCGACGAGTTCGTCGACGCGATCAACGGGATCGCGGACCAGACGAACCTGCTCGCGTTGAACGCCTCGATCGAAGCGGCCCGGGCGGGCGACGCCGGGGCGGGGTTCGGGGTCGTCGCCGACGAGATCAAGTCGCTCGCGGAGGAGTCACAGCGGCACGCGAGCGACATCGAGTCGATGGTCGACGGGATCCGCACCGACACCGAGGAGACGGTCGAGAGCCTCTCGGAGACGACCCAGCGGGTCGACGACGGGAGCGAGCGCGTCGCCGACGCGACGGAGAGCCTCTCCGCCATCGCCGAGGCGGTGACGGAGACGGCGAACGGGATCGACGAGGTCTCCGACGTGACCGACGAGCAGGCCGCCGCCGCCGAGGATATCGCGGCGACGATAGACGGCGTGGTCGAACAGTCGAACGAAATCACCGAGGAGATGCAGGAGCTGGCGGCCGAAAGCGAGCGCCAGTCGGAGGCGGTCGAAGCGCTGGAACACACCGTGCGCCGGTTGGCCGTGGACGGCGGAGACGGCGGTGGCCCCCACGTGGCGTCTCGGACGGACGGCGGAAGACCCGCCGAAGGAACGGAGGGCAGCCGGGAGGCCCCGGCGGGTGTCCCCGAGGGTATCCCGGAGTTCGTGATCGAGCGACTCTCCGACGAGGAACTACGGGCGCTCGCGGCCGGAGAGATGGACAGAGACGACCTGTTGTGA
- the npdG gene encoding NADPH-dependent F420 reductase, which yields MRIAILGGTGDIGEGLALRLAADTPHRVAIGSRDAEKAENKAEEYSTELESRGLDAAVTGGENAAVAADARIVVLAVPPYHVGDTVEAVAESLESGDVLVSPATGMKRDEEGFHYHKPGAGSVTKIVADAAPEGVAVVGAFHNLAAARLANLDADLGIDTLVIGDDDDAKRTVADVAEGIEGLRALDAGGIANAPEIEGLTPLLINVAQNNDGLHDLGVRFQ from the coding sequence ATGAGAATCGCCATCTTGGGCGGCACGGGAGACATCGGCGAGGGGCTCGCGCTCCGGCTGGCGGCGGACACGCCCCACCGGGTCGCGATCGGCTCGCGGGACGCCGAGAAGGCGGAGAACAAGGCCGAGGAGTACTCCACCGAACTGGAGAGCCGCGGCCTCGACGCCGCGGTGACCGGCGGCGAGAACGCCGCGGTCGCCGCCGACGCCCGGATCGTCGTCCTCGCGGTCCCGCCGTACCACGTCGGAGACACCGTCGAGGCGGTCGCGGAGTCGCTGGAGTCCGGCGACGTGCTCGTCTCGCCCGCCACCGGAATGAAACGCGACGAGGAGGGCTTCCACTACCACAAGCCGGGCGCGGGGTCGGTGACGAAAATCGTCGCCGACGCGGCACCCGAGGGGGTCGCGGTCGTCGGCGCGTTCCACAACCTCGCCGCCGCGCGGCTCGCGAACCTCGACGCCGACCTCGGGATCGACACGCTCGTGATCGGCGACGACGACGACGCGAAGCGGACGGTGGCCGACGTCGCCGAGGGGATCGAGGGGTTGCGCGCGCTCGACGCCGGCGGGATCGCCAACGCACCCGAAATCGAGGGGTTGACGCCGCTTCTCATCAACGTCGCCCAGAACAACGACGGGCTTCACGACTTGGGCGTCCGGTTCCAGTAA
- a CDS encoding helix-turn-helix domain-containing protein yields MGTETDSATGGSEATPDGVRAGVAIHGTGNCPVVAASNAHDGPITGVNWTHAGGTHTEEFRASDPDAVDEADSVPAAESVVDLGSERVYRYDRPRDGTCACRVIEELDCPIADARAEDGVLLLTLHLPDLERLRDIVSALDGVVDRVEVRYLVHGAARGDAASDRTLVDRGRLTDRQCEVLRTAYRMGYFERPRDANASAVADALDIAPSTFAEHLAAAQRKLLEETLAAD; encoded by the coding sequence ATGGGAACCGAAACGGACTCGGCGACCGGCGGCTCCGAAGCCACGCCCGACGGCGTCCGCGCGGGCGTCGCGATCCACGGGACCGGCAACTGCCCGGTCGTCGCCGCGTCGAACGCCCACGACGGCCCGATCACGGGCGTCAACTGGACGCACGCGGGCGGCACGCACACCGAGGAGTTCCGCGCCAGCGACCCGGACGCGGTCGACGAGGCGGACAGCGTCCCGGCGGCCGAATCGGTGGTCGACCTCGGCAGCGAGCGGGTGTACCGCTACGACCGCCCGCGCGACGGGACGTGCGCCTGCCGGGTCATCGAGGAGCTGGACTGTCCGATCGCCGACGCGCGCGCCGAGGACGGCGTCCTCCTCCTGACGCTTCACCTCCCCGACCTCGAACGCCTCCGCGACATCGTCTCGGCGCTCGACGGCGTGGTCGACCGCGTCGAGGTTCGCTACCTCGTCCACGGCGCGGCGCGCGGCGACGCGGCGTCGGACCGGACCCTCGTCGACCGCGGCCGACTCACCGACCGCCAGTGCGAGGTGTTGCGGACCGCCTACCGCATGGGCTACTTCGAGCGCCCCCGCGACGCCAACGCGAGCGCGGTCGCCGACGCGCTCGACATCGCCCCCTCGACGTTCGCCGAACACCTCGCGGCGGCACAGCGGAAGCTGTTGGAGGAGACGCTCGCCGCCGACTGA
- a CDS encoding cob(I)yrinic acid a,c-diamide adenosyltransferase — MTTNHDDTENGDDVSRDDIDDETAADDERGDPTVRTPGGGESPEPQPIEPAAPEEFGLVQAWWGDGKGKTTAAMGMGFRAAGHGYRVHMLQFMKGGADSVEGVRGEYNAIAAVPGFSYENAGHYGWHGLLDGSADDEHEAKATAAFERAEALVAAAGEADLTEPLALDGDPEGGVHMLIVDELLYAVDHGLVDPDDVVALAESKPERLELVLTGSHAAPDYLDGVADLITNVRKVAHPFDDGQRARKGTEF, encoded by the coding sequence ATGACCACGAACCACGACGACACCGAGAACGGAGACGACGTATCGCGCGACGACATCGACGACGAAACGGCGGCCGACGACGAGCGCGGCGATCCCACTGTCCGCACCCCGGGCGGCGGCGAATCGCCCGAACCCCAGCCGATCGAACCGGCCGCGCCCGAGGAGTTCGGGCTCGTTCAGGCGTGGTGGGGCGACGGCAAGGGGAAGACCACGGCCGCGATGGGGATGGGGTTCCGGGCCGCGGGGCACGGCTACCGCGTCCACATGCTCCAGTTCATGAAGGGGGGCGCGGACAGCGTCGAGGGCGTCAGGGGCGAGTACAACGCGATCGCGGCCGTGCCGGGGTTCTCCTACGAGAACGCCGGCCACTACGGCTGGCACGGGTTGCTCGACGGGTCGGCCGACGACGAACACGAGGCGAAGGCGACCGCCGCCTTCGAGCGCGCGGAGGCCCTCGTCGCGGCGGCCGGCGAGGCGGACCTGACCGAACCGCTCGCGCTCGACGGCGACCCGGAGGGCGGCGTCCACATGCTAATCGTAGACGAGCTGTTGTACGCGGTCGACCACGGTCTCGTCGACCCGGACGACGTGGTCGCGCTCGCGGAGTCGAAGCCGGAGCGGCTCGAACTCGTCCTCACCGGAAGCCACGCCGCGCCCGACTACCTCGACGGGGTCGCCGACCTGATCACGAACGTCCGGAAGGTGGCGCACCCGTTCGACGACGGGCAGCGCGCCCGCAAGGGGACGGAGTTCTGA
- a CDS encoding cobyric acid synthase produces the protein MSDDASSATDRDADTVLIAGTASHVGKSTLAAGLCRLLARRGVSVAPYKAQNMSNNARVALTPDGEWGEIGVSQHVQARAAETVPTTDTNPVLLKPRGGGESQIVVDGEAVANAPASAYYDEYWEEARDAAVTAHERLAADHDVIVAEGAGSVAEINLHDRDLANVECARFADARILIAVDIERGGAFASLYGTLELLPDDLRERVAGAVITKFRGDPEILEPGIDEIEDRTGVPIVGVVPHDDPGLPAEDSLSLPDGTSADSEGVLGADDGVPDDEAVRIGVPRLPRISNFTDLEPLAREPGVRVVYLPLDAALDGVDAVVLPGSKNTVDDLLALREAGFDAALRAFDGPVVGVCGGYQILGERLVDAGVEGTGDRETVPGVGLLPVETGFSTDKRVERVTCAVDGVGPIAGAEGEATGYEIRAGRTRLLDGKRGESTPTATEPLGAESVATDRTLGTYLHGLFETEGVRDAFVEAAFASAGRTRPDAAAVDRSPYDRAADLVADHVDLRAAGLGDLLGSPERVDD, from the coding sequence ATGAGCGACGACGCCTCGTCGGCGACCGACCGCGACGCCGACACCGTCCTGATCGCGGGCACGGCGAGCCACGTCGGCAAGAGCACGCTGGCGGCCGGGCTCTGCCGCCTGCTCGCGCGCCGCGGCGTCTCCGTCGCGCCGTACAAGGCACAGAACATGAGCAACAACGCCCGGGTGGCGCTGACGCCGGACGGCGAGTGGGGGGAGATCGGCGTTTCCCAGCACGTTCAGGCGCGAGCGGCGGAGACCGTGCCGACGACGGACACGAACCCCGTGCTGCTCAAACCCCGCGGCGGCGGCGAGAGCCAGATCGTCGTCGACGGCGAGGCGGTCGCGAACGCCCCGGCGTCGGCGTACTACGACGAGTACTGGGAGGAGGCGCGCGACGCCGCGGTCACCGCCCACGAGCGGCTGGCGGCCGACCACGACGTGATCGTCGCGGAGGGCGCGGGCAGCGTCGCCGAGATCAACCTTCACGACCGCGACCTCGCGAACGTCGAGTGCGCGCGGTTCGCGGACGCGCGGATCCTGATCGCGGTCGACATCGAGCGCGGCGGCGCGTTCGCGAGCCTCTACGGGACCCTCGAACTGCTCCCCGACGACCTCCGCGAGCGCGTCGCCGGCGCGGTGATTACGAAGTTCCGCGGCGACCCCGAGATTCTCGAACCCGGTATCGACGAGATCGAAGACCGGACCGGCGTCCCCATCGTCGGCGTCGTCCCGCACGACGATCCGGGGCTACCGGCGGAGGACAGCCTCTCGCTGCCGGACGGCACGAGCGCTGACAGCGAGGGGGTCCTCGGCGCGGACGACGGCGTCCCCGACGACGAGGCCGTCCGGATCGGGGTCCCGCGGCTCCCGCGTATCTCCAACTTCACCGATCTGGAGCCGCTGGCGCGCGAGCCGGGGGTGCGCGTCGTCTACCTCCCGCTCGACGCCGCGCTCGACGGGGTCGACGCGGTCGTCCTCCCGGGGTCGAAAAACACCGTCGACGACCTGCTCGCGCTCCGCGAGGCCGGCTTCGACGCGGCGTTGCGCGCGTTCGACGGGCCCGTCGTCGGCGTCTGCGGCGGTTACCAGATCCTCGGCGAGCGCCTCGTCGACGCCGGCGTCGAGGGGACGGGCGACCGCGAGACGGTCCCGGGAGTCGGTCTGCTCCCGGTCGAGACGGGGTTTTCGACGGACAAGCGCGTCGAGCGCGTGACGTGCGCGGTCGACGGCGTCGGACCGATCGCGGGCGCTGAGGGCGAGGCGACGGGCTACGAGATCCGCGCCGGGCGAACGCGGCTCCTCGACGGGAAACGGGGGGAGTCGACGCCGACCGCGACCGAGCCGCTCGGCGCGGAGAGCGTCGCCACCGACCGGACCCTCGGGACGTACCTCCACGGGCTCTTCGAGACGGAGGGCGTGCGCGACGCGTTCGTCGAGGCGGCCTTCGCGAGCGCGGGCCGGACGCGCCCGGACGCCGCGGCGGTCGACCGCTCGCCGTACGACCGCGCGGCCGACCTCGTCGCGGACCACGTCGACCTGCGCGCGGCCGGGCTCGGCGATCTCCTCGGGTCGCCAGAGCGGGTCGACGACTAG
- a CDS encoding adenosylcobinamide amidohydrolase, protein MFDATVSEGVLRLYRPETRWLSTGWDGGRSRGAAAYNVTVPEGFDRTDLAAYRDERLARAGFGGDAGADPASDGDAPPTLFTGVSMDHARGARLGPVVAYATVGLSNPAMLPVDPEVDREGDAGDPERDAEASTGEPPRRPGTVNLIVGATRRLAPGAAANLVAVAAEAKAATLLATAGVPGTTSDAVAVADDPGGEPAEFSGSATAVGAAARACVRDAVRASLRSRYPDGDVPGPAADAEHGVVTDERAEVFDP, encoded by the coding sequence GTGTTTGACGCGACCGTCAGCGAGGGCGTCCTCCGGCTGTACCGCCCGGAGACGCGCTGGCTCTCGACCGGCTGGGACGGGGGGCGGTCGCGGGGGGCGGCCGCGTACAACGTCACGGTCCCGGAGGGGTTCGACCGGACCGACCTCGCGGCCTACCGCGACGAGCGGCTGGCGCGGGCGGGGTTCGGCGGCGACGCGGGAGCCGATCCGGCGTCCGACGGCGACGCCCCGCCGACGCTGTTCACGGGCGTCTCGATGGACCACGCCCGGGGCGCGCGGCTCGGACCGGTCGTCGCGTACGCGACGGTCGGGCTCTCGAACCCCGCGATGCTGCCGGTAGACCCCGAGGTGGACCGCGAGGGCGACGCCGGCGATCCGGAGCGGGACGCCGAGGCGTCGACCGGGGAACCGCCTCGACGACCCGGCACGGTCAACCTGATCGTCGGCGCGACGCGGCGGCTCGCGCCCGGGGCGGCAGCGAACCTCGTCGCGGTCGCGGCCGAGGCGAAGGCGGCGACGCTGCTCGCGACGGCGGGGGTTCCGGGGACGACGAGCGACGCCGTCGCCGTCGCCGACGACCCGGGCGGCGAGCCGGCCGAGTTCTCCGGGAGCGCCACGGCGGTCGGCGCGGCGGCCCGCGCCTGCGTCCGGGACGCGGTCCGCGCGAGCCTGCGGTCGCGGTACCCGGACGGCGACGTGCCCGGCCCGGCGGCCGACGCCGAACACGGCGTCGTCACCGACGAGCGGGCGGAGGTTTTTGACCCATGA
- the trxA gene encoding thioredoxin has translation MSDAADANDSAGDGAKTERERIRERKRRELEARLDDGESLTETAGTDSGDSGGSGAPSEPIHVNGTDELQRAVDEHDVVLVDCYADWCGPCQMMEPTIEALAAETDAAVAKVDVDANPEIAQQLGARSIPTLVVYADGEVADRFVGAQDRATLESAIERYAP, from the coding sequence ATGAGCGACGCAGCCGATGCGAACGACTCGGCGGGCGACGGCGCGAAGACGGAGCGCGAGCGCATCCGGGAGCGGAAGCGACGGGAACTCGAAGCGCGGCTCGACGACGGGGAGTCGCTTACCGAGACCGCCGGGACCGATTCGGGCGACAGCGGCGGATCGGGGGCTCCGAGCGAGCCGATCCACGTGAACGGAACGGACGAACTCCAGCGGGCGGTCGACGAGCACGACGTCGTCCTCGTGGACTGTTACGCCGACTGGTGCGGTCCCTGCCAGATGATGGAGCCCACGATCGAGGCGCTCGCGGCCGAGACCGACGCCGCGGTCGCGAAGGTCGACGTGGACGCGAACCCGGAGATAGCCCAGCAGCTGGGGGCTCGCAGCATTCCGACGCTCGTGGTGTACGCGGACGGCGAGGTCGCCGACCGGTTCGTCGGCGCACAGGATCGGGCGACGCTCGAATCGGCGATCGAGCGGTACGCTCCCTGA
- the fdhF gene encoding formate dehydrogenase subunit alpha, giving the protein MTDTSETSERRFESNPTVCPFCGVGCSIEYAGRGSATGVEGPVNGRGEICPKGAAAFDVVDHEDRLTRPLVRHNGNFVTAPWEEALDRVASGIGAVVDEHGADAVQFFASSNCTNEENYVLQKLARVLGTNNVDNCARLCHASTVAAMSERLGAGAMTNTLDDLGETDCVFVNGANPAEQHPVAFRSYVLPAVHDGATLVHVDPRANDTTEAADVHLPLRPGTDIELLNAIAAVLIEEELVDEAFLAERTTGFDRLREHLADVDVAANAEAAGVDPETVREAARAYGEADRAAVITGMGTSQHRCGTDNVHALLNLALLTGNVGRPGTGVNPLRGQNNVQGASDVGGLPGVLPGYESVTDPDARERVADEWGVEPPAEPGLTEVEATHRFGDEVRAAVVFGENPAVTEPNATAVASAFDELDFCVVIDLFETRTAAHADVVLPGSAWAEKSGTVTNTDRRVMRMRPNADLPGDARRDFDVLTELGRRLTDRPDAFAYDGPADAFDELTRVAPIYEGMSHEGIGDGYQRWPFDAEAGTGTDVLHVETFGTGERTAPLAVVDPVPPADDLDAAELTLTTGRVLQHFNSGALSRRSDRLMAMRGEDVLQIHPDDAAERGIEDGDRVTVSNERGSVTVAADVTPAVREGVTFCTFHYAEPLANAVTGDALDPAAKIPEFKHSAVTVEPTANAEAEATGESDAAAGDD; this is encoded by the coding sequence ATGACGGACACGAGCGAGACGTCCGAGCGGCGATTCGAGTCGAACCCCACCGTCTGTCCGTTCTGCGGGGTCGGCTGTAGCATCGAGTACGCCGGCCGCGGGAGCGCGACGGGCGTCGAGGGGCCGGTGAACGGTCGCGGCGAGATCTGTCCGAAGGGGGCGGCCGCGTTCGACGTCGTCGACCACGAGGACCGCCTGACGAGGCCGCTCGTCAGGCACAACGGGAACTTCGTCACCGCCCCGTGGGAGGAGGCGCTCGACCGCGTCGCGAGCGGGATCGGCGCGGTGGTCGACGAACACGGGGCCGACGCCGTCCAGTTCTTCGCCTCCTCGAACTGCACGAACGAGGAGAACTACGTCCTCCAGAAGCTCGCGCGCGTCCTCGGCACGAACAACGTGGACAACTGCGCGCGGCTCTGTCACGCCTCGACGGTCGCCGCGATGAGCGAGCGGCTCGGCGCGGGCGCGATGACGAACACGCTCGACGATCTGGGAGAGACGGACTGCGTCTTCGTCAACGGGGCGAACCCGGCCGAGCAACACCCCGTCGCGTTCCGGTCGTACGTCCTCCCGGCGGTCCACGACGGCGCGACGCTCGTCCACGTCGACCCGCGCGCGAACGACACGACCGAGGCGGCCGACGTCCACCTCCCGCTGCGGCCCGGCACCGACATCGAGTTACTGAACGCGATCGCCGCCGTCCTGATCGAGGAGGAGCTCGTCGACGAGGCGTTCCTCGCGGAGCGGACGACCGGCTTCGACCGGCTGCGCGAACACCTCGCCGACGTCGACGTCGCGGCCAACGCCGAGGCGGCCGGGGTCGACCCCGAGACGGTCCGCGAGGCGGCCCGGGCGTACGGCGAGGCCGACCGCGCGGCGGTGATCACCGGGATGGGGACGAGCCAGCACCGCTGCGGCACCGACAACGTCCACGCCCTGCTCAACCTCGCGCTACTGACCGGCAACGTCGGGAGACCGGGGACGGGCGTAAACCCGCTTCGCGGCCAGAACAACGTTCAGGGGGCGAGCGATGTCGGCGGCCTCCCCGGCGTGCTCCCCGGCTACGAGTCGGTGACGGACCCGGACGCCCGCGAGCGCGTCGCCGACGAGTGGGGCGTCGAGCCGCCGGCGGAGCCCGGACTCACCGAGGTCGAGGCGACCCACCGGTTCGGCGACGAGGTGCGCGCGGCGGTCGTCTTCGGCGAGAACCCCGCGGTCACCGAGCCGAACGCGACCGCGGTCGCGTCCGCGTTCGACGAGCTCGACTTCTGTGTCGTCATCGACCTCTTCGAGACGCGGACCGCCGCGCACGCCGACGTGGTGTTACCGGGGAGCGCGTGGGCGGAGAAGTCCGGCACCGTGACGAACACCGACCGGCGCGTGATGCGGATGCGGCCGAACGCCGACCTCCCGGGCGACGCCCGGCGCGACTTCGACGTGTTGACCGAACTCGGCCGTCGCCTGACCGACCGCCCCGACGCGTTCGCGTACGACGGCCCGGCGGACGCGTTCGACGAGCTGACGCGGGTCGCCCCCATCTACGAGGGGATGAGCCACGAGGGGATCGGCGACGGCTACCAGCGGTGGCCGTTCGACGCCGAGGCGGGGACCGGGACTGACGTGTTACACGTGGAGACGTTCGGGACCGGCGAGCGCACCGCGCCCCTCGCGGTCGTTGACCCCGTCCCGCCCGCGGACGACCTCGACGCGGCCGAGCTGACCCTGACGACCGGGCGGGTTCTCCAGCACTTCAACAGCGGGGCGCTCAGCCGGCGCTCGGACCGCTTGATGGCGATGCGCGGGGAGGACGTCCTCCAGATACACCCCGACGACGCCGCCGAGCGCGGGATCGAGGACGGCGACCGGGTGACCGTCTCGAACGAGCGCGGGAGCGTGACGGTCGCGGCCGACGTCACCCCGGCGGTCCGGGAGGGCGTGACGTTCTGTACGTTCCACTACGCGGAGCCGCTCGCGAACGCCGTCACGGGCGACGCGCTCGACCCGGCGGCGAAGATCCCCGAGTTCAAACACTCGGCGGTCACGGTCGAGCCGACCGCCAACGCCGAGGCCGAGGCGACCGGCGAGAGCGACGCGGCCGCCGGGGACGACTGA